The genomic DNA aagcaatctgacaccactttaactgtcatgactctgtcctgttggaatcctgggatttgtagtttgttgtggtaccagagctctctgacagagaaggctaccgtatatactcatgtataagttaacctcatgtataagtcgagagcaggttttggggccaaaattttggattttgatatgacccttagataagtcgagggtaaaacttagggatgtgtaacaaaggatctaaaagatgaagcaaaagaaaacagtgccagaGAACTAGCAGTGATTAATTTCTGCAACTTTATAACTTtccataaattttatattttacaactCTTTTGAGGCAAGTTTGATCATGTAGTAAAGCACCaacttcacatttttttaaaaaaaggagactcaTTGCAAAGCAACATCATAATATCCTGTTTAACATAAGAATTGTCTTTACATTGAACTGAAATGAACAGTTTGATAAAGAATGGAATGTACATAGTTGGGTAATGCTACAACATcttctgaatacatttttaactAGAAGTACATGTTCCAAAGTTTGCACACTGTTTAAAGGTTTGCACACTGGTTGACCCTGCTGAAATCACCACAAGGACTGCAATTACAAAAGAGGTGAATAGGCAATCCCCAAGGCTATTATTCATAAGTTTCCAGGAAGCTTTTCAGTACTCTTTTTTAAActataactttgcctgattttaacgcAGAAAACTATTAAACAAACCCCTATCACCGCTCTGTTTCTCTTGCCATTCCTTCggcttttgccagaaaaaaagccttgcaaaggaggtttgggataGAAGGCTGATCTGGTGAGTTTAAGAGATCAATGATACTTGCTGAAATGAAATACTGAATGTAGTTTCCAAATATCCTGAGTGCTTCCATACCTCTACAtgacagctacaggaaaagagattccacctcaactttaggggaaacttcctgacagtaaaagctgttaaatgtagaacacactcctttgaagtgtggtggagcctccttctttggaggtttttaaacagatgctggatggctatctgttgggtatgctttgattgggagttcctggatggcagggggttggactggatggcctcgtggtctctcccaactctatgattccccccatttctctttctctcttgccttcctcctgaTCCCAGCTTTGCAAAGGAAGTTTTGGATGCAAAGCTGatctctccccatttctttctctcttgccttcctcctgaTCCCAGCTTTGCAAAGGAGGTTTTGGATGCAAAGCTGATctccccccatttctttctctcttgccttcctcctgaTCCTAGCTTTGCAAAGGAGGTTTTGGATGCAAAGCTGATCTCCCCCCATTTCTCTTTTCTGTCTTGCCTTCCTCCCGAACCCAGCTTTGCAAAGGAGGTTtgaactctctctttttctcccggTTTTGGCGATCCCAGCCTTGGAAAGGGGGATTACCGTACTGACCCTTATATACGTTTACTCTGGGATTTTGAAGCTCATTTTGTGGCAtacatttttcgacttatagttgagtatatacggtaaatatcacacaaaactacaaagtccatgattccatagcactgagtaatGTTACTTAAAGTAGTTATCAACCTGTATTAATTCTGAAGTATAAATGTTGTCCAGTTTTTTATCTGTGATATGTTGGAAGGTATAGAACTATTAAATTtcattgtcaaactgctttatttctgtagtgtggaaacCAGGCTAGTGACATCAGCTGTAAGAACAGCCCAGCAAAGGGATAATTTAGATATCACATTGCACAGCTGATACATATTATGATAATCCATTCAGAATTAATTGCTACAAAATGTTGCAATGAAAAGGGCTTCCTGTTCAAGGTTCCATTTCTTCCCCCCACAGCATGTCATGTTTCTGTTTTCCTCGTAATGGTCAGCATGCCATGATTAATAAGCATACTCACTCCTCACTCATGAGGGGGAGCAGCTTAAGATTCTCACCCCCAAGTATGTTTGTACTTTTTCAAAACCTTGGGTGTCCCATGAGCCTGCTGCTAACTCTCTCTTGGGCATAAGTAGTATTGTTTGGGGTAGACAAACAATGGGAGTACTCATAGCCTGAACATCAAAATTACATGGAATGAGATTATTATTTAATGAAAAACATTCATTAAAAGGTAGGGGTGTAAATCTGAAGAAAACAGGGGTGGGAACTGTGCAACCCtttagatgctgttgaactgGGACTcctagtattcctcaccattgactacgCTGGCAGATGAAACTTttagtacaacaacatctggaggaccattcTTGCCTCTGTAGAAAAGGAAGAATCAAGGGGAGACCGACTTAATTACCCATCATctacatttagcattctcagccagagtgacTCACCAAAGTGAAAACTTCCTAATTCTACAAGAtgaaaccacagcagttaaagtggaatcagaatgCTATAAATATGTAGTATGAAAAGGACCCCTCATGAGCCAAGGTGGATAATCTCAAAACCTTTGGCTGTTTAGTGCATTATAATCTATATATTAAGGAAAAGTTTCTAGTGACTAAtgggaaatggagaaaaaactcACCTTTGAAAGGCATACCAGCCCGTGTTTTCAAGTACATCTTGCTGTtccttttatttctcattttcttGGCATTGTAGCCAATGCTGTTGCAGCGATTTTTCCTGCAGCTCAAGCAGATACCCTTCTTGAAACGATCTGAGTCCGTGCATTGGAAGGCAAAGCTCTGCTTCTCTGTGTTCACGAGGGAATCAACAAAGAGGTGCACCGACCTTTCGTGCTCACACCTCACAACGTCACCGATATCTAGATTGATGGGTGGAGGAAAGGCGACTATGCTATAAGGCAGTGCACCAACAATTGAGCATTCTCCATCTCAGCATGGttgggggggaaagagggaagcaCACGCAAGTGAGATTTATGGCCCCCTAGGTCCTTTGTAGTTCAGCACGAGCCAAACTTGGCTAAGGACCCAATGGGCCTGTAGCCAGGAATGTTGCAGCATGACCCAAAAGGTACACTGGAGAAGGCATTGCAAGGTGGGAAGGAATCAGGCATTGGAAAGGGAATGGGTGGGATATCAATGCAGAACCTAACAGTGCAAACCAATATGTTCAAATGATTTCATGTCTCGGAACAAGTTTATTTTAAGTAAGATTTTAAATAGGATTCAATGAGTTTGCCAAGAGTTTGTCAAATCACCCCCAGTGCCTTTGTGCTCATTAGCTAGGAAAGGCAAGGAgccagtttgttttttaatgagtaACTGAGTAGAATGCTCCTGGGCTGGCAAGCTTTTCCTTCCTACTCCCATAGCCAAAAAGGTGTGTGAAAAGTTAtctttaatgaaataaatattttatatctgtataGCACTGGGGAAGTGCTATaatggcatgcagagaggcacagagaaaaccACCACTCTCCCATTCCATTCTGTCTTTCTcgtctcatgtgataaggctcttagcaCTACATTATATCCCTGTACTTAGACcatagaaaagttattttggactatatctcccagaatcccccaggcagcataATCAGTGGATGGCTGGGAAatacagcccccccccaaaaaaaattactttCCCTATCTCTGCTTACACtaccttaaaaaaagaatttctgTGTGTGAAAGGATAACCCTCTTATCAACAGCAAAGTATTTTAATAAGGACAGAGTTGGCAATCGCTAACATTTCTCTCAttcacataaacatacacactCCACCAGAAAGCAAACATGAAACAAGCAAGCCAAATGACTTACTGCCATAGGCAAGTGCTCCCAAGACATCACCAAGACCACATCCTGGCTGGGTGTCACCTCCATTGGGGTAGATGTCAATGTGACCCACAGGCATTTGGATTCCAATGCTGATGCCCAGTGTTTCCTTCGTGTATGTGTGCAAAACATCTACAAAGTCTGCATCGTCAGGAGATAAGCGTCGATTGGGTTCGGCTCCTTCAAACATTGGGCCAGCTGGATCCAAGCCTACAGCATTCAAGGTACATTGTTAAACCTTCAGCCAAGAGGGATAAAAGTTATTTCACAGGAATCTGATTCATTATCACATTAGACCACCAAGCTTAGCACTGAGTGCATCCACATCACACAGTTAGAGCAGTTTGATGTAACTTTAGCTGTCaaggcaccatcctacagaattttgaGATCAGTAGCTTGATAAGGAAGGGACTGAAATACAGTAACAGAGGATTCTCAGTTCTCCCCCAACCTACAATTCCCAAGGAAGCAGCTGTGACAGTtacagtgatatcaaactgctatagctTTGTAGTGTAGAAACATGCCTTATCTATTCTCACAGCAGCAATCTAGAACCTCAGGAAATGGTAATTCCCATCACCTGCAACCCAACATTCCACCCAGGACTTTCTGCATAAAAAGCTGGGCCTCTCTGTTCCTGGGCTAGGGTCCTTTTCCTCATTTCACCTGTTTCAGTAATATATTGTAACCTCATTCAAAGCCTGCAGCTGCTTGAATTAAGTTTACAGAAGTctcaggctgcatcaacactttagaaagaatgcagtttcatactactttaattgctgtagctccatcctttcgaaatctgggatctgtagttttgcatctttcactgccaaagagtactgatgcctcacaaaattacaaattccagaattttgtaggtggtatcatggcagctaaaatggtatcaaactgcattatttctagagtgtagatgcaccctccaACCAACTGAGGGCAGGGATGGTAGCTGGGGACAGCTACATGACTGTAGctgaggaagagaaaagggactatgggagcaaaaaagaagaaatttctcCATGCAATAATTAAGCTTGCTGGAGTGGGGATGGGGGAACCTCACAGTGGTGCAAATGAAAACTCCCTCTCTCCTCACTTCCTGTGCTTAGGAGTGGGTAGGTGATTTTTGCTGCCAGAAGTGAAGAGGGAGAAACAAAATGGAGTAGCCACCTACCCTTTTTGACTTTGGGCCAATCTACGCATCCTCTGGTTCACCTGCCTCAGTATGTGTATGCAGCCCCTGACATTATCCCTGGGGGATGTGACCCAAGATGTTAGAAAGGTCTCTCTGTCCAAAGTTTCCACCAATTTTAGGGCACGCCCACCAATTTCCTTTCTCAAATCTAAATGATGGCCTAACTCCATACCTTCCACACTGCCCTAGTCCagtgctgactgggggattccgGGAGTTGCATTCCCAcaatttctccaagctctgggCCTGCCCCAGACACTAGGAACACTGTCTGACCTACACTGTGAAGCAGAAGAGGAGATGGTCAGACCATCCAGtggaaaaccccccccccccatgacatttCTAGTGCACAGCCAAATACAGGATTGACCTAGTTTCTTGTACCAAAAAGTCACCTCAAAAATAAAATGGAGCATTTGATGGTCACATGGAATATGAGGTTttaagagccagcgtggcatagtggttttgagtgttggactaggattctggagatcagggttggaatcccagcttggccatgtaaacccactaggtgactttgggcaagtctcatgctctccgcctcaggggaaggcaatggcaaaccacctctgaacaaatcttgtcaaccatggtagggtctccgtaagtcagaaatgacttgaaggcacacaacacacacaccatataaatatttcaaaggtgAGAGTGGAAGCAGGGTTACCTGTGATTCTGCCTACTGTCCCACGGGCGTAGTTGCCAGTGAATCCAGCTGCATGGGCTCCAAGGCTGTAGCCAATCAAGTGGACATTCTGGAGCTGAAAGCCCTCTTTCTTCTGCAATGGGAGCACAGAGAGGATCAGTTGTTTGCTAATGAACAGCTAAACCAGTTAGATCAGAGGTGGGCAGCCATGTGGAGAGTAGAAACAAATTCCCTCCTCACTCTCCAACTACCACCACAAACATAACCCCACTAAGCAAGccaaaatatttcaattttcctCTGTCATCTCTCTCAAAACGGCAACTGGACGAGTGCTGTTGCAtcactcagtggcatcactatggggtATGGAGAGTGCGGatagcaccaggtgacactctaagggggggggtgacaccactgctcctcaaacatctgcctttaggAAGAAActggctgtggtgttcacctgcggccctttaaaacactgatatATGGTGAGTatggtgaggctcagtgggaagagaaaggagaggccctagggttttttttaaaaaacttctaaatttaaaattttatgaattaaaaatgtttttaaaattttcttgaaTAACATCAAATCATACCaaaatttcattttaaccacatgaaacaattacatgtaaatacatttaggtggTGCATATGATTtggtaatttaaaggtgtaattttaattttactagttgttcatgtcacaactactctcattacattcagtgatatacagtcaTCCCCCCACCCCGCCGCCACTGACTTCCTcctgtaccacaccatacaaaatccttggtaatggtttttgtactaatgttactcataaatcgtaattcccttTATATCATGtgtatagtttcatgtgattaacgtgaaaatttggtaagatattttttaaaaaatttaaaaatttaatttaattttttttaaaaaaaaacagggcctctgctttctcctcccacagagcctcaccccactcaccccatctcttctgctgtgctccagcattttaaagggatgcaggtgaacactaCAACCTGTTTTTGCCaagaggcagatgtttggagagcagtggtgtcaccccctttagggtgtcacttcATGTAGTTGGCACCCCCACACCCTCCTAATGATGCCCCAATAAATAAAATGGGTTTGGAAGGTCAAACAGGCTCATCACTTGTGAAGTGCGTGGAGGCTATTCAAAATCAGAGTGTAGCTGGCTATTCAAAGatagggaggaggaaaagggatcaAGTAGAACTTACAAAGAGGAATTATCAGATTGCAGGGTATGAGAGTGGTCAGTTTAGGGCACAAAGATTCATGAGTGTCATGCAAAACAGACACTAGGCACTTCAATCTTGATTTTGCAAAATGCTTTTGATCTCCACACTGCAATGCTTAGGTTAATTGAAGTTTAATTTATGGGGCTTTTAGGTTTGAGGAACAGGCAGCCAAGCTAATGGAATGAGCCAGCAGTTTCCAGAAAACAATGCTGGTGGGTGATCAAGTAAGTTCCAACAAGAGTATGGGATAGGAGTGAAAAATGGCAGAGCAGAATGGGGTTGTCAAGTATTAGAAACAGATCACACTCCCTTGGTTTCTGCATGAAAGCACTGGTAAAAATCAGAGCATGCAAaagtctttttcccccctttactGCAACTTCTACAATCTCCCAGTCAGATGgtggattctggcagttgtagttgaAAGGcagaactttcccaagctctgtggtGAATGTGGATTCAGCTTGCATGATAAGAAAAGTCCAGTTATAAGCAGCAGCATCCACACATTGATCCACTTTTTGGCACACAGCCAGTCTTTCAGTTTAGCAAACAGCAGCCCCTGCCAAATCTTTAAGCAGCAAGTTTGGCATTTCTAGAGCATCCATTCGCTGGCCGTTTTCTTGCACAATTCCCACTGTTCAGTCTTGGAGACTTTCACTTGCAATTTTACCTCTAACCAGTCAAGCAGCTTTGCAACCTCTTTTCCAACCACCCTGGTGTTGTTGACAGCATTGGTATAGAGCTGGTGGGCAAGAGGAAGccaatccaccaccaccacattggcctccttctctctctcctgcagAGCGGACACCAGGCTGCCCAGCCATCTTTCGAACATGCCA from Sceloporus undulatus isolate JIND9_A2432 ecotype Alabama chromosome 2, SceUnd_v1.1, whole genome shotgun sequence includes the following:
- the LIPG gene encoding endothelial lipase isoform X2 — encoded protein: MLRLPVLGLLLLLLRGPWGALGISPEMEEEQEGPWRPQQHGPLLPAAEKPPTAQKLQVKFNVRVSTNPEDKGCYLTIGEDQHLEDCKFNASAKSFFIIHGWTMSGMFERWLGSLVSALQEREKEANVVVVDWLPLAHQLYTNAVNNTRVVGKEVAKLLDWLEKKEGFQLQNVHLIGYSLGAHAAGFTGNYARGTVGRITGLDPAGPMFEGAEPNRRLSPDDADFVDVLHTYTKETLGISIGIQMPVGHIDIYPNGGDTQPGCGLGDVLGALAYGNGECSIVGALPYSIVAFPPPINLDIGDVVRCEHERSVHLFVDSLVNTEKQSFAFQCTDSDRFKKGICLSCRKNRCNSIGYNAKKMRNKRNSKMYLKTRAGMPFKVFHYQMKIHVFSYKNMGETNPTFSVTLHGINGDSQPLPLEVYENIGLNYTNTFLVYTEEDVGDILKIRLTWEGSSQTWYSLWSELKNYWSQPGNALKELQIRRIRVKSGETQKKLTFCAEDPQLTNISPGQELWFVKCRDGWPKRNKTLSVSDSH
- the LIPG gene encoding endothelial lipase isoform X1, with the protein product MLRLPVLGLLLLLLRGPWGALGISPEMEEEQEGPWRPQQHGPLLPAAEEKPPTAQKLQVKFNVRVSTNPEDKGCYLTIGEDQHLEDCKFNASAKSFFIIHGWTMSGMFERWLGSLVSALQEREKEANVVVVDWLPLAHQLYTNAVNNTRVVGKEVAKLLDWLEKKEGFQLQNVHLIGYSLGAHAAGFTGNYARGTVGRITGLDPAGPMFEGAEPNRRLSPDDADFVDVLHTYTKETLGISIGIQMPVGHIDIYPNGGDTQPGCGLGDVLGALAYGNGECSIVGALPYSIVAFPPPINLDIGDVVRCEHERSVHLFVDSLVNTEKQSFAFQCTDSDRFKKGICLSCRKNRCNSIGYNAKKMRNKRNSKMYLKTRAGMPFKVFHYQMKIHVFSYKNMGETNPTFSVTLHGINGDSQPLPLEVYENIGLNYTNTFLVYTEEDVGDILKIRLTWEGSSQTWYSLWSELKNYWSQPGNALKELQIRRIRVKSGETQKKLTFCAEDPQLTNISPGQELWFVKCRDGWPKRNKTLSVSDSH
- the LIPG gene encoding endothelial lipase isoform X4, producing the protein MLRLPVLGLLLLLLRGPWGALGISPEMEEEQEGPWRPQQHGPLLPAAEEKPPTAQKLQVKFNVRVSTNPEDKGCYLTIGEDQHLEDCKFNASAKSFFIIHGWTMSGMFERWLGSLVSALQEREKEANVVVVDWLPLAHQLYTNAVNNTRVVGKEVAKLLDWLEKKEGFQLQNVHLIGYSLGAHAAGFTGNYARGTVGRITGLDPAGPMFEGAEPNRRLSPDDADFVDVLHTYTKETLGISIGIQMPVGHIDIYPNGGDTQPGCGLGDVLGALAYGNGECSIVGALPYSIVAFPPPINLDIGDVVRCEHERSVHLFVDSLVNTEKQSFAFQCTDSDRFKKGICLSCRKNRCNSIGYNAKKMRNKRNSKMYLKTRAGMPFKVFHYQMKIHVFSYKNMGETNPTFSVTLHGINGDSQPLPLEVRRCW